A section of the Amycolatopsis sp. AA4 genome encodes:
- a CDS encoding cysteine hydrolase family protein, whose translation MTTLKDRPNTALLVVDVQTGVVADAHERDSVVANVAALVDKAREAEVPVVWVRHHDKDLAKDSPEWELVPELKPLPAEPLVEKSYGDSFEETTLESVLADLGVGHLVVSGAQTDACIRSTLHGAFARGYDATLVSDAHTTDDLTNWGAPPPAQVIAHTNLYWTHQTAPGRTAGTVATKEVAFKRGS comes from the coding sequence ATGACCACTCTCAAGGACCGGCCTAACACCGCACTGCTGGTCGTCGATGTGCAAACGGGCGTCGTCGCCGACGCGCACGAACGGGACAGCGTCGTGGCGAACGTCGCCGCCTTGGTGGACAAAGCCCGGGAGGCCGAGGTCCCCGTCGTGTGGGTGCGGCACCACGACAAGGATCTGGCGAAGGACAGCCCGGAATGGGAACTGGTCCCGGAGCTGAAGCCCTTGCCCGCGGAGCCCTTGGTGGAGAAGTCCTACGGCGACTCGTTCGAAGAAACCACCCTGGAATCGGTGCTCGCCGACCTCGGCGTGGGACACCTGGTGGTCAGCGGAGCCCAGACGGACGCCTGCATCCGCTCCACCCTGCACGGCGCCTTCGCCCGAGGCTACGACGCGACCTTAGTGAGCGACGCCCACACGACCGACGACCTCACCAACTGGGGCGCGCCGCCGCCCGCACAGGTCATCGCTCACACGAACCTGTACTGGACCCACCAAACCGCCCCCGGCCGGACGGCGGGCACGGTGGCCACGAAGGAGGTCGCCTTCAAGCGCGGGTCGTGA
- a CDS encoding MarR family winged helix-turn-helix transcriptional regulator encodes MGADLPEWLAVMPDGVDEQVEAARQRIGRLSRQFEQVLRDVAEEYGFSTGDWQALSALHRSGRAAVLTPKELGDRLGVTSGTVTVRIDRLERAGLVERVTGSADGRSRPIRLTRKGRARWAAATRKRTEREQALFTSVLNDDDLAVLNALLSRVLTRFETEFGPSSAHDALRPE; translated from the coding sequence GTGGGAGCGGACCTGCCCGAATGGCTGGCCGTGATGCCGGACGGCGTGGACGAGCAGGTCGAAGCGGCGCGGCAGCGAATCGGACGGCTGTCGCGGCAGTTCGAGCAGGTGCTCCGCGACGTCGCGGAGGAATACGGCTTCAGCACGGGGGATTGGCAAGCCCTGTCGGCGCTGCACCGCTCAGGCCGCGCCGCCGTGCTCACACCGAAGGAACTGGGCGACCGGCTGGGCGTCACCTCCGGCACCGTCACGGTCCGCATCGACCGCCTGGAGCGCGCGGGCCTGGTGGAACGCGTAACCGGTTCCGCGGACGGCCGCAGCCGCCCGATCCGCTTGACCCGCAAAGGCCGCGCCCGCTGGGCCGCCGCGACCCGGAAACGCACGGAACGAGAGCAGGCCCTGTTCACGTCCGTGCTGAACGACGACGATCTCGCTGTGCTGAACGCTCTCCTGTCCCGCGTGCTGACCCGCTTCGAAACCGAGTTCGGCCCGTCCTCCGCGCACGATGCACTTCGCCCGGAGTGA
- a CDS encoding oxidoreductase, with the protein MPGRVWFITGASSGFGRVLAETVLARGEKVVATARDTSALEGLETFTARLDVTDPASVEAAVAAAIGEYGRIDVLVNNAGHGLVGALEELTDAQARQVLETNVFGVLNVTRAVLPHLRAQRSGHIVQLSSVGGVVGNPGHALYATSKFALEGMSEALAGEVAPLGIRVSLVEPGPFRTDFAGRSMTFSEPIDDYKDTPAGLMRQRFSAQDGAQPNDPRKAAEAIVKLVDTPDSPLRLPLGPEAVTRIRAKLEQQLADLAAWEEVSLDTRYPDD; encoded by the coding sequence ATGCCCGGACGCGTCTGGTTCATCACGGGAGCGAGCAGCGGGTTCGGCCGCGTGCTCGCGGAAACCGTGCTGGCGCGCGGCGAAAAGGTCGTGGCCACGGCTCGCGACACGAGCGCACTCGAAGGGTTGGAGACGTTCACCGCTCGGCTGGACGTGACGGATCCGGCGTCGGTGGAGGCGGCAGTGGCCGCGGCGATCGGCGAGTACGGGCGGATCGACGTGCTGGTCAACAACGCGGGACACGGGCTGGTCGGGGCGCTGGAGGAACTGACCGACGCGCAGGCGCGGCAGGTGCTCGAGACCAACGTCTTCGGCGTTCTCAACGTCACGCGCGCGGTGCTGCCGCATCTGCGGGCGCAGCGCAGCGGGCACATCGTGCAGCTGTCGTCGGTCGGCGGGGTGGTCGGGAACCCGGGGCACGCGTTGTACGCGACGTCGAAGTTCGCGCTGGAAGGGATGTCCGAGGCGCTCGCCGGGGAGGTCGCGCCGCTCGGGATCCGGGTCAGCCTGGTGGAACCGGGGCCGTTCCGGACGGACTTCGCCGGGCGGTCGATGACGTTCTCCGAGCCCATCGACGACTACAAAGACACCCCGGCAGGCCTGATGCGCCAACGGTTTTCCGCACAGGACGGCGCGCAGCCGAACGATCCGAGGAAAGCCGCCGAGGCCATTGTCAAACTGGTCGACACTCCGGACTCGCCGCTGCGGCTGCCGCTCGGACCCGAGGCGGTGACCCGGATCCGGGCGAAGCTCGAACAACAGCTCGCCGATCTCGCGGCGTGGGAGGAGGTTTCGCTGGACACGCGTTATCCGGACGACTGA
- a CDS encoding S1C family serine protease yields MNEQESGGRDQGQPGYGGQAYPPGAGQPYQQGWAHWGTPPPGAYGPQYAGQPYPTQQFDQPRSRHPLRTAAVTVGAIALSVAVGLGVGHFVWTPSAPSGVSGNQNFGSIGNQTNPSNTALDPQAIAKKVSAGIVNINTELGYQGAAAAGTGIVLTPDGEVLTNNHVVEGATSIKVTDIGNGQTYPASVLGYDRSHDVAVLKLAAASGLATETLGDSSSVKVGDAVVGLGNAGGAGGAPIPAGGRVTALNQSITASDESNSSSEQLKDLIQVDANIQSGDSGGPLVNAQGQVVGVDTAASAGYQFNGGGRRGHSGLGNGFPGDNSQGGSQGDGSQGNGSQGNGSQGSGGHEGYAIPINQAISLAHQIVGGTGSDTVHIGKSAFLGVTVSDAGQQQGGTGSGAAIQQVVPDGAAAQAGLAAGDVITAVDGKAVDSPTALTALMDQHHPGDKLTVTFLDQTGQQQNATVVPADGPVG; encoded by the coding sequence ATGAACGAGCAGGAGAGCGGCGGGCGCGACCAGGGACAACCCGGCTACGGCGGGCAGGCTTACCCGCCGGGAGCGGGGCAGCCGTACCAGCAGGGCTGGGCGCACTGGGGCACTCCGCCGCCCGGCGCCTACGGTCCCCAATACGCCGGTCAGCCCTATCCGACCCAGCAGTTCGACCAGCCGCGTTCGCGGCACCCGTTGCGGACGGCGGCCGTCACAGTCGGCGCGATCGCGTTGTCGGTCGCCGTCGGGCTCGGGGTGGGGCACTTCGTGTGGACGCCGTCCGCGCCGTCCGGCGTGTCGGGGAACCAGAACTTCGGCTCGATCGGCAACCAGACCAACCCGTCGAACACGGCGCTCGACCCGCAAGCGATCGCGAAGAAGGTCAGCGCGGGCATCGTCAACATCAACACCGAGCTGGGCTACCAGGGCGCGGCCGCGGCGGGCACCGGCATCGTGCTCACCCCCGACGGCGAGGTGCTCACGAACAACCACGTCGTCGAGGGCGCGACGAGCATCAAGGTCACCGACATCGGCAACGGCCAGACGTATCCCGCCTCCGTGCTCGGCTACGACCGCAGTCACGACGTCGCGGTGCTCAAGCTGGCCGCGGCGTCCGGGCTGGCGACGGAGACGCTCGGCGATTCGTCGTCGGTCAAGGTCGGCGACGCGGTCGTCGGGCTCGGCAACGCCGGAGGCGCCGGGGGAGCGCCGATCCCGGCCGGCGGGCGGGTGACCGCGCTGAACCAGTCGATCACCGCGTCCGACGAATCGAACAGCTCGTCCGAGCAGCTGAAGGACCTGATCCAGGTCGACGCGAACATCCAGTCCGGCGATTCCGGCGGCCCGCTCGTGAACGCGCAGGGCCAGGTCGTCGGCGTGGACACCGCGGCCTCGGCCGGATACCAGTTCAACGGCGGCGGACGGCGCGGGCACAGCGGGCTCGGCAACGGCTTCCCCGGCGACAACTCCCAGGGCGGCTCACAAGGCGACGGCTCCCAGGGCAACGGCTCCCAGGGCAACGGCTCCCAGGGTTCCGGCGGGCACGAGGGCTACGCGATCCCGATCAACCAGGCGATCTCCCTCGCGCACCAGATCGTCGGCGGCACCGGCTCCGACACTGTCCACATCGGAAAGAGCGCGTTCCTCGGCGTGACCGTCAGCGATGCCGGGCAGCAGCAGGGCGGAACCGGTTCGGGCGCGGCGATCCAGCAGGTCGTCCCGGACGGCGCGGCCGCGCAAGCTGGCCTGGCCGCCGGCGACGTGATCACCGCGGTGGACGGCAAAGCGGTCGATTCGCCCACCGCGCTGACCGCCCTGATGGACCAGCACCACCCCGGCGACAAGCTGACGGTGACTTTCCTCGATCAGACCGGTCAGCAGCAGAACGCGACGGTCGTGCCCGCCGACGGGCCCGTCGGCTGA
- the glgB gene encoding 1,4-alpha-glucan branching protein GlgB, whose protein sequence is MNAVPADLPSAAPSPRDIDRLLAGEHHDPHSVLGVHTDGSDIVVRALRPGATSVSVVAGERRVPLERVADALFAATLPEHPGDYRIEVGYDNHTVVADDPYRWLPTVGELDQHLIGEGRHERLWDVLGAHVRRYDTPNGVVEGVSFAVWAPTARGVRVIGDFNGWEGRGHPMRSLGSSGVWELFVPGVSVGSCYKFRILGADGHWHEKADPMAFATEVPPATASKVTESSYAWGDDEWVARREATDWADAPMSVYEVHLGSWRPGLGYRELADQLADYVEETGFTHVEFLPVAEHPFGGSWGYQVTSYYAPTSRFGSPDDFRYLVDHLHQRGIGVLVDWVPAHFPRDIWALARFDGSPLYEHEDPRRGEQPDWGTLVFNFGRNEVRNFLVANALFWLEEFHLDGLRVDAVASMLYLDYSRKDGEWLPNEYGGRENLDAVRFLQELNATVYKRHPGVVMVAEESTAWPGVTRPTHLGGLGFGFKWNMGWMHDTLRYLSHEPIHRAYHHNEMTFSLVYAWSENFVLPLSHDEVVHGKGSLWERMPGDDWNKAAGLRALLAFMWAHPGKQLLFMGGEFGQPREWSESRSLDWHLLESPLHRGVRDLIRQLNAVYRDTAALFSGDVRPEGFRWIDANDSGGNVLSFLRLGADGSRLACVANFAGVPHHDYRVGLPSAGRWTEVLNTDAESFGGSGVGNLGAVEATEEPWHGQPASAVLQLPPSGVVWLLEERPSAEA, encoded by the coding sequence GTGAACGCTGTCCCCGCGGATCTGCCCTCGGCGGCGCCGTCTCCGCGCGACATCGACCGGCTGCTGGCAGGCGAGCACCACGACCCGCATTCGGTGCTCGGCGTGCACACCGACGGCAGCGACATCGTCGTGCGGGCGCTGCGCCCGGGCGCGACGTCGGTGTCCGTCGTCGCCGGCGAGCGCCGCGTCCCGCTGGAACGGGTGGCGGACGCGCTGTTCGCCGCGACGCTGCCGGAACATCCCGGCGACTACCGGATCGAAGTCGGCTACGACAACCACACTGTCGTCGCCGACGACCCGTACCGGTGGCTGCCGACGGTGGGGGAGCTGGACCAGCACCTCATCGGCGAAGGACGGCACGAACGGCTGTGGGACGTCCTCGGCGCGCACGTGCGCCGGTACGACACCCCGAACGGCGTCGTCGAAGGCGTGTCCTTCGCGGTGTGGGCCCCGACCGCGCGCGGCGTGCGGGTGATCGGCGACTTCAACGGCTGGGAGGGCCGCGGCCACCCGATGCGCTCGCTCGGGTCGTCCGGCGTGTGGGAGCTGTTCGTGCCCGGCGTTTCCGTCGGCAGCTGCTACAAATTCCGCATCCTCGGCGCGGACGGGCACTGGCACGAGAAGGCCGACCCGATGGCGTTCGCCACCGAGGTGCCGCCCGCGACCGCGTCGAAGGTGACCGAATCGTCGTACGCCTGGGGCGACGACGAGTGGGTCGCCCGGCGCGAGGCGACCGACTGGGCGGACGCGCCGATGAGCGTGTACGAGGTGCACCTCGGCTCGTGGCGGCCCGGGCTCGGCTACCGCGAACTGGCCGACCAGCTGGCCGACTACGTCGAGGAAACCGGCTTCACCCACGTCGAATTCCTGCCGGTGGCCGAGCATCCGTTCGGCGGCTCGTGGGGCTACCAGGTCACGTCGTACTACGCGCCGACGTCGCGGTTCGGGTCGCCGGACGATTTCCGGTACCTGGTCGACCACCTGCACCAGCGCGGCATCGGCGTGCTCGTGGACTGGGTGCCCGCGCATTTCCCGCGCGACATCTGGGCGCTGGCGCGGTTCGACGGCAGCCCGCTGTACGAGCACGAGGACCCGCGCCGCGGCGAGCAGCCGGACTGGGGCACGCTCGTGTTCAACTTCGGCCGCAACGAGGTGCGCAACTTCCTCGTCGCCAACGCGCTGTTCTGGCTGGAGGAGTTCCACCTCGACGGCCTGCGCGTGGACGCGGTCGCCTCGATGCTGTACCTCGACTACTCGCGCAAGGACGGCGAGTGGCTGCCGAACGAGTACGGCGGCCGGGAAAACCTCGACGCCGTACGGTTTCTGCAGGAGCTGAACGCGACTGTCTACAAGCGACACCCGGGCGTCGTGATGGTCGCCGAGGAGTCCACCGCCTGGCCGGGCGTCACCCGCCCGACGCATCTGGGCGGCCTGGGCTTCGGCTTCAAGTGGAACATGGGCTGGATGCACGACACGCTCCGCTACCTGTCGCACGAGCCGATCCACCGGGCGTACCACCACAACGAGATGACGTTCTCGCTCGTGTACGCGTGGAGCGAGAATTTCGTCCTGCCGCTGTCGCACGACGAAGTGGTGCACGGCAAGGGTTCGCTGTGGGAACGGATGCCGGGCGACGACTGGAACAAGGCCGCCGGGCTGCGCGCGCTGCTGGCGTTCATGTGGGCGCATCCGGGCAAGCAATTGCTGTTCATGGGCGGCGAATTCGGCCAGCCGCGCGAATGGTCGGAGTCGCGGTCGCTGGACTGGCACCTGCTGGAAAGCCCGCTGCACCGCGGCGTGCGCGACCTGATCCGGCAGCTGAACGCGGTTTACCGGGACACCGCCGCGCTGTTCAGCGGCGACGTCCGGCCCGAGGGCTTCCGCTGGATCGACGCGAACGACTCGGGCGGGAACGTGCTGAGCTTCCTGCGCCTCGGCGCGGACGGTTCGCGGCTGGCGTGCGTCGCGAACTTCGCCGGGGTCCCGCACCACGACTACCGGGTCGGCCTCCCGTCCGCCGGACGCTGGACCGAGGTGCTGAACACCGACGCGGAGTCCTTCGGCGGTTCGGGCGTCGGGAACCTCGGCGCGGTGGAGGCGACCGAGGAGCCGTGGCACGGACAGCCCGCGTCGGCGGTGCTGCAGCTGCCGCCGAGCGGGGTGGTGTGGCTGCTGGAGGAGCGTCCGTCCGCGGAGGCTTGA
- a CDS encoding aminoglycoside phosphotransferase produces the protein MSPLSHHGPPPESPEPSEPSGLSGALAELLPDWLPAQRWFAGKDRPVDEVRPAGLTVLAGPDPLLVHAVVDVVQGDRTEPYQLLIGRRSGIPEVASAALIGERFYEASGDADLTAGLLDRMAAGESAGPLRFSAEPGATLEPGLRSRPITAEQSNTSLVYGGQYILKLFRKLSPGMNKDLLLHRALQDAGCKHVARVVGSISGELHGEPATMGMLQEFLPDAVDGWAMATTSVRDLLADPDQSAAEAGGDFAGEAERLGAAVAEVHADLATALGTEPADAGELDRTVRAMTERLDQVSEMVPELAVYAPALREVFEGVRAHASSIELQYIHGDLHLGQVLRTVNGWLLLDFEGEPAAPVAERHALRSPLRDVAGMLRSFDYAAHQRLVGQPENADVTRHAMEWARRNRAAFCAGYARAGGPVGDLQDHADLLRAFELDKAVYEVAYEHANRPDWLSVPLAAIARSTDGSE, from the coding sequence GTGAGTCCGCTGTCGCACCACGGTCCCCCGCCCGAATCGCCCGAGCCGTCCGAACCGTCCGGCCTGTCCGGCGCGCTGGCCGAGCTGCTGCCGGACTGGCTGCCCGCGCAGCGCTGGTTCGCGGGCAAGGACCGGCCGGTCGACGAGGTACGCCCGGCCGGCCTCACCGTGCTGGCCGGCCCGGATCCGCTGCTGGTGCACGCGGTCGTCGACGTGGTGCAGGGCGACCGCACCGAGCCCTACCAGCTGCTGATCGGCCGCCGGTCCGGGATCCCGGAGGTCGCGTCGGCCGCGCTGATCGGCGAACGGTTCTACGAGGCGAGCGGCGACGCCGACCTCACCGCCGGGCTGCTGGACCGGATGGCGGCGGGGGAGTCGGCCGGGCCGCTGCGGTTCTCCGCGGAGCCGGGCGCGACGCTCGAACCCGGGCTGCGCTCGCGGCCGATCACCGCGGAGCAGAGCAACACCTCGCTGGTGTACGGCGGGCAGTACATCCTCAAGCTGTTCCGCAAGCTCAGCCCGGGCATGAACAAGGACCTGCTGCTGCACCGCGCGCTGCAGGACGCCGGGTGCAAGCACGTGGCGCGCGTGGTCGGCTCGATCTCCGGCGAACTGCACGGCGAACCCGCGACGATGGGGATGCTGCAGGAGTTCCTGCCGGACGCGGTCGACGGCTGGGCGATGGCGACCACGAGCGTGCGGGACCTGCTGGCCGATCCGGACCAGTCCGCGGCCGAGGCGGGCGGCGATTTCGCCGGCGAAGCCGAACGGCTCGGCGCCGCGGTGGCCGAGGTGCACGCGGATCTCGCGACCGCGCTCGGCACCGAGCCCGCGGACGCCGGCGAGCTGGACCGAACGGTGCGCGCGATGACCGAACGGCTCGACCAGGTGTCCGAAATGGTCCCGGAGCTGGCGGTGTACGCGCCCGCGCTGCGCGAGGTGTTCGAAGGGGTGCGCGCGCACGCGTCGTCGATCGAGCTGCAGTACATCCACGGAGATCTGCACTTGGGCCAAGTGCTGCGTACCGTCAACGGATGGCTGCTGCTGGACTTCGAAGGCGAACCGGCCGCCCCGGTCGCGGAACGGCACGCGCTGCGCTCGCCGTTGCGCGACGTCGCGGGCATGCTCCGGTCGTTCGACTACGCGGCGCACCAGCGGCTCGTCGGGCAGCCCGAGAACGCGGACGTGACCCGGCACGCGATGGAATGGGCCCGGCGCAACCGCGCCGCGTTCTGCGCCGGGTACGCCCGCGCGGGCGGCCCGGTCGGCGACCTGCAGGACCACGCGGACCTGCTGCGCGCCTTTGAACTGGACAAAGCGGTGTACGAGGTCGCCTACGAGCACGCGAACCGGCCGGACTGGCTGAGCGTGCCGCTGGCGGCGATCGCCCGCAGCACCGACGGAAGCGAGTGA
- the treS gene encoding maltose alpha-D-glucosyltransferase encodes MDEESRPGAATGLAGVPHTGEAVTADGLLVEPQADDFAHAHAAPKDPEWFKSAVFYEVLVRAFADSNGDGTGDLRGLAGRLDYLEWLGVDCLWLPPFYASPLRDGGYDISDFRAVLPEFGSVDDFVYLLDEAHRRGIRVITDLVLNHTSDAHPWFQQSRSDPDGPYGDYYVWSDDDSRYADARIIFVDTETSNWTYDPVRGQFYWHRFFSHQPDLNYENPAVQDAMIDVLRFWLDIGIDGFRLDAVPYLFEQEGTNCENLPRTHDFLKRCRKVVDDEYPGRILLAEANQWPSDVVEYFGDAESGGDECHMAFHFPLMPRIFMAVRRESRFPISEILLQTPQIPSGTQWGIFLRNHDELTLEMVSDEERDYMYSEYAKDPRMKANIGIRRRLAPLLDNDRNQQELFTALLLSLPGSPVLYYGDEIGMGDNIWLGDRDAVRTPMQWTPDRNAGFSTCDPGRIYLPVIMDPVYGHQALNVEAQADNAASLLNWTRRMIEVRKQHHAFGQGDFADLGGSNPSVLAYQRRWRRPDGREDVVLCVNNLSRFPQPVELDLSAHQGATPVELTGGVRFPDIGELPYLLTLPGHGFYWFQLLEPEE; translated from the coding sequence ATGGACGAGGAGAGCCGGCCCGGCGCCGCGACGGGACTGGCGGGCGTGCCGCACACCGGGGAGGCGGTGACCGCCGACGGCCTGCTGGTCGAGCCGCAGGCGGACGACTTCGCGCACGCGCACGCGGCGCCGAAGGACCCGGAATGGTTCAAGAGCGCGGTGTTCTACGAGGTGCTGGTGCGCGCGTTCGCCGACTCGAACGGCGACGGCACCGGCGACCTGCGCGGGCTGGCGGGCCGGCTCGACTACCTCGAATGGCTCGGCGTGGACTGCCTGTGGCTGCCGCCGTTCTACGCCTCGCCGCTGCGCGACGGCGGCTACGACATCAGCGATTTCCGGGCCGTGCTGCCGGAATTCGGCAGCGTCGACGACTTCGTGTACCTGCTCGACGAGGCGCACCGGCGCGGCATCCGGGTGATCACCGACCTGGTGCTCAACCACACCTCGGACGCGCATCCGTGGTTCCAGCAGTCCCGCTCGGACCCGGACGGCCCCTACGGCGACTACTACGTGTGGAGCGACGACGATTCCCGCTACGCCGACGCGCGGATCATCTTCGTCGACACCGAAACGTCGAACTGGACCTACGACCCGGTGCGCGGCCAGTTCTACTGGCACCGGTTCTTCTCCCACCAGCCGGACCTCAACTACGAGAACCCGGCCGTGCAGGACGCGATGATCGACGTGCTGCGGTTCTGGCTCGACATCGGCATCGACGGCTTCCGCCTCGACGCCGTGCCCTACCTGTTCGAACAGGAGGGCACCAACTGCGAGAACCTGCCGCGCACGCACGATTTCCTCAAGCGCTGCCGGAAAGTCGTCGACGACGAGTACCCCGGCCGGATCCTGCTCGCCGAGGCGAACCAGTGGCCCAGCGACGTGGTGGAGTACTTCGGCGACGCGGAGTCCGGCGGCGACGAATGCCACATGGCGTTCCACTTCCCGCTCATGCCGCGGATCTTCATGGCGGTGCGCCGGGAATCGCGATTCCCGATCTCGGAGATCCTGCTGCAGACGCCGCAGATCCCGTCCGGCACGCAGTGGGGCATCTTCCTGCGCAACCACGACGAGCTGACGCTCGAGATGGTCAGCGACGAAGAGCGCGACTACATGTACTCCGAGTACGCCAAAGACCCGCGGATGAAGGCCAACATCGGCATCCGCCGCCGGCTCGCCCCGCTGCTGGACAACGACCGCAACCAGCAGGAGCTGTTCACCGCGCTGCTGCTGTCGCTGCCCGGGTCGCCGGTGCTGTACTACGGCGACGAGATCGGCATGGGCGACAACATCTGGCTCGGCGACCGCGACGCCGTCCGCACGCCGATGCAGTGGACCCCGGACCGCAACGCCGGGTTCTCCACCTGCGACCCCGGCCGGATCTACCTGCCGGTGATCATGGACCCGGTCTACGGGCACCAGGCGCTGAACGTCGAGGCGCAGGCCGACAACGCGGCGTCGCTGCTGAACTGGACGCGCCGGATGATCGAGGTCCGCAAGCAGCACCACGCCTTCGGCCAGGGCGATTTCGCCGACCTCGGCGGCTCGAACCCGAGCGTGCTCGCCTACCAGCGCCGGTGGCGGCGCCCGGACGGCCGCGAGGACGTCGTGCTGTGCGTCAACAACCTGTCCCGTTTCCCGCAGCCGGTGGAACTGGACCTGTCCGCGCACCAGGGCGCGACGCCGGTCGAGCTGACCGGCGGGGTGCGCTTCCCGGACATCGGCGAGCTGCCGTACCTGCTCACCCTGCCCGGCCACGGGTTCTACTGGTTCCAGCTGCTCGAGCCGGAAGAATGA
- a CDS encoding alpha-1,4-glucan--maltose-1-phosphate maltosyltransferase — protein MTGRLGIDDVAPMVSCGRHPAKAVAGEHFPVTATVWREGHDAVAATVAWRGPGDRAARQTRMAEQGRGLDRFGAVIVPDAEGMWTYRVDAWSDPWATWEHAVEVKIAAGQGPGELANDLESGARLLDRVSRRPERRAERPLLAGAAAALRDGERDLAERVGPALSPEVRQLMHDFPVRELITKGRVLKLWVDRKRAAFGSWYEFFPRSTGGVDAQGRAVHGTFATAQRELDRVAGMGFDVVYLPPIHPIGRVNRKGPNNTLDATPDDVGSPWAIGADEGGHDAVHPELGTIEDFDAFVARAGELGLEVALDLALQAAPDHPWVVKYPEFFTTRPDGTIAYAENPPKKYQDIYPVNFDNDPRGIYDEVLRVVLHWVSHGVRIFRVDNPHTKPPDFWAWLIQSVKDAHPDVLFLAEAFTRPARLWGLAKLGFTQSYTYFTWRTTKEELTEFGTDLVEHWDHGRPNLFVNTPDILHESLQHGGPGMFALRAALAATMSPTWGVYSGYELFESEAVRPGSEEYLDSEKYQLRPRDFARALAEGRSLEPWLTRLNAVRRAHPALQGMRSLRFHHIDNDALLAYSKQDPATGDTVVAVVNLDPHNGQEGTLWLDLPSLGFDWSERLIAHDEVTGETWDWGQANFVRLEPWRAVAHIVALRRRLAA, from the coding sequence ATGACCGGCAGGCTCGGGATCGACGACGTCGCACCCATGGTCAGCTGCGGCCGGCATCCGGCCAAAGCCGTTGCAGGCGAACATTTCCCCGTCACCGCCACGGTCTGGCGGGAGGGCCACGACGCGGTCGCCGCGACGGTCGCCTGGCGCGGTCCGGGCGACCGCGCCGCGCGCCAGACGCGGATGGCCGAACAGGGTCGCGGGCTCGACCGGTTCGGCGCGGTGATCGTGCCCGACGCCGAGGGCATGTGGACCTATCGGGTGGACGCGTGGAGCGATCCCTGGGCCACCTGGGAGCACGCGGTCGAGGTGAAGATCGCCGCCGGGCAGGGGCCGGGGGAGCTGGCGAACGACCTGGAGAGCGGGGCGCGGCTGCTCGACCGCGTGTCGCGCCGCCCGGAGCGCCGGGCCGAGCGCCCGCTGCTCGCCGGGGCCGCGGCCGCGCTGCGCGACGGCGAACGCGATCTCGCCGAGCGCGTCGGGCCGGCGCTCTCGCCTGAGGTCCGCCAGCTCATGCACGATTTCCCGGTGCGCGAGCTGATCACCAAGGGCCGCGTGCTGAAGCTGTGGGTCGACCGCAAACGCGCCGCTTTCGGTTCCTGGTACGAATTCTTCCCCCGGTCCACCGGCGGGGTCGACGCGCAGGGCCGCGCCGTGCACGGCACCTTCGCCACCGCGCAGCGCGAGCTGGACCGCGTCGCGGGCATGGGCTTCGACGTCGTCTACCTGCCGCCGATCCACCCGATCGGCCGGGTGAACCGCAAGGGCCCCAACAACACTCTCGACGCGACGCCGGACGACGTCGGCTCGCCGTGGGCGATCGGCGCGGACGAGGGCGGGCACGACGCGGTCCACCCGGAGCTCGGCACGATCGAGGATTTCGACGCCTTCGTGGCGCGCGCGGGGGAACTCGGTCTCGAGGTCGCGCTCGACCTCGCGCTGCAGGCCGCGCCGGACCACCCGTGGGTGGTGAAGTACCCGGAGTTCTTCACGACCCGCCCGGACGGCACCATCGCGTACGCGGAGAACCCGCCGAAGAAGTACCAGGACATCTACCCGGTCAACTTCGACAACGACCCGCGCGGCATCTACGACGAGGTGCTGCGCGTCGTGCTGCACTGGGTGTCGCACGGGGTGCGGATCTTCCGGGTCGACAACCCGCACACCAAGCCGCCGGACTTCTGGGCGTGGCTGATCCAGTCGGTGAAGGACGCGCATCCGGACGTGCTGTTCCTCGCCGAGGCGTTCACCCGTCCGGCCCGGCTGTGGGGGCTGGCGAAGCTCGGCTTCACGCAGAGCTACACGTATTTCACCTGGCGCACCACGAAAGAAGAGCTGACCGAGTTCGGCACGGACCTCGTCGAGCACTGGGACCACGGCCGCCCGAACCTCTTCGTGAACACTCCGGACATCCTGCACGAATCGCTGCAGCACGGCGGTCCGGGCATGTTCGCGCTGCGCGCCGCGCTCGCCGCGACGATGTCGCCGACCTGGGGCGTGTACTCCGGCTACGAGCTGTTCGAATCCGAGGCGGTGCGGCCGGGCAGCGAGGAGTACCTCGACTCGGAGAAGTACCAGCTGCGCCCGCGCGATTTCGCCCGCGCGCTCGCCGAGGGCCGCTCGCTCGAACCGTGGCTGACCCGGCTCAACGCCGTCCGCCGCGCGCACCCCGCGCTGCAGGGCATGCGGTCGCTGCGCTTCCACCACATCGACAACGACGCCCTGCTCGCCTACTCCAAACAGGACCCGGCGACCGGCGACACGGTCGTCGCGGTGGTGAACCTCGACCCGCACAACGGGCAGGAGGGCACGCTCTGGCTCGACCTGCCGTCGCTCGGCTTCGACTGGTCCGAGCGGCTCATCGCGCACGACGAGGTCACCGGCGAGACCTGGGACTGGGGCCAGGCGAACTTCGTCCGGCTCGAACCGTGGCGGGCGGTGGCGCACATCGTGGCGCTGCGCCGCAGGCTCGCGGCCTGA